One genomic window of Syngnathus acus chromosome 11, fSynAcu1.2, whole genome shotgun sequence includes the following:
- the si:ch211-152p11.4 gene encoding regulator of G-protein signaling 1 translates to MASLRRFSSEGSLLDLDSFPWRKTELKRAEKDKRRESGTYSLDVAEVEIGGEQRPIVQEPSTKRELVKEVSVSVEDLRELDKKSKSHLDVCGFGEGYRAYSDGQLAPAAKGSTESVERDELPSPSASLFSHPFSPKSQHRHQHKAKLSAAKLHLKNLFGQSPHSSNSNLSNTEPKDSAKERRSRLLFMRQWSQVGHNRRHALSREELEKWGESLDYLLASPTGLSVFGAFLRAEFSEENLQFYLACEQYKQSSHNFSLQRRAKDICDTYIRPGSPREVNIDSKTRDLTIRLLQAPSHTSLALAQKRIYSLLDTNCYHRFIQSNIYLSLLREAD, encoded by the exons ATGGCCAGTCTGCGGAGATTCAGCTCCGAGGGATCCCTCCTGGATCTTGATTCCTTCCCATGGAGGAAGACGGAACTAAAGAGAGCAGAAAAGGACAAGCGCCGAGAATCTGGCACATACTCACTTGATGTCGCTGAAGTCGAGATAGGTGGAGAGCAGCGTCCGATCGTTCAGGAGCCAAGTACCAAGAGAGAACTCGTTAAGGAGGTCAGTGTCAGTGTGGAGGACCTGAGAGAGCTGGACAAAAAGAGCAAGAGCCACCTGGACGTTTGTGGCTTCGGCGAAGGCTATCGGGCCTACAGTGACGGCCAACTGGCCCCGGCTGCAAAGGGAAGCACGGAGAGTGTCGAAAGAGATGAGCTACCTTCTCCATCCGCGTCACTTTTCTCCCATCCATTTTCGCCTAAATCTCAGCATCGGCACCAGCATAAGGCCAAACTTTCAGCAGCTAAACTGCACCTGAAGAATCTGTTTGGCCAG AGTCCCCATTCCTCAAACTCCAACCTTTCAAACACAGAACCCAAAGACAG CGCCAAAGAGAGGAGGTCGCGCCTGCTCTTCATGCGTCAGTGGAGCCAGGTGGGCCACAACAGGAGGCACGCATTAAGTCGAGAAGAACTCGAAAAATGGGGCGAGTCCCTGGACTACCTGCTGGCCAGTCCCA CCGGCCTTTCGGTGTTCGGGGCATTCCTACGTGCCGAGTTCAGTGAGGAAAATCTGCAGTTCTATCTGGCCTGCGAGCAGTACAAACAATCGTCCCACAACTTCAGCTTGCAAAGGAGGGCAAAGGACATCTGCGACACTTACATCCGACCCGGTTCGCCTCGGGAG GTGAACATCGATAGCAAGACCAGGGATCTGACCATCCGTCTGCTGCAGGCTCCTTCTCACACGTCTCTGGCCCTCGCGCAGAAGCGCATCTACTCGCTGCTGGACACAAACTGTTATCACCGCTTCATCCAGTCCAACATCTACCTCTCTTTACTCCGGGAGGCCGACTAG